The proteins below are encoded in one region of Nocardioides marmorisolisilvae:
- a CDS encoding CpaF family protein, which translates to MTALRPAGPTSVRMPSGAAPTPDSLVEELAERVRASVRHQAIDPQRDPAAVHAIAVQEIRAHDDLSLTGAVLPIGDPAAVADELVARVSGFGALQRFLDDPEVEEVWINEPSRVFVARAGRHELTDVILDRAQVQDLVERMLKASGRRLDLSSPFVDAMLPQGHRLHVVLEGISREFAAVNIRKFLLRAARLDDLVALGSLSRGAADFLEACVRAGLNIVVAGGTQTGKTTMLNCLAAAVPGSDRIITAEEVFELRFDHPDTVGLQTRQAGLEGTGEVSLRDLVREALRMRPTRIVVGEVRAAECLDLLLALNSGLPGMATLHANSAREALVKMCTLPLLAGENVSARFVVPTVASSVDIVVHLGLDHSGARHVNEIVSVPGRAEDDIIEIEPIFWRRAGALVRAGGLPTRTEAFARAGIDVAHLLAETD; encoded by the coding sequence ATGACTGCGCTGCGCCCTGCCGGGCCGACGTCCGTCCGGATGCCGTCCGGAGCTGCCCCGACCCCGGACTCGCTGGTCGAGGAGCTCGCCGAACGCGTGCGGGCATCGGTGCGCCATCAGGCCATCGACCCCCAGCGTGACCCCGCCGCCGTCCACGCGATCGCGGTGCAGGAGATCCGGGCCCACGACGACCTCAGCCTCACCGGTGCCGTGCTGCCGATCGGCGACCCGGCCGCGGTCGCCGACGAGCTGGTCGCCAGGGTGTCCGGGTTCGGTGCGCTGCAGCGCTTCCTCGATGACCCGGAGGTCGAGGAGGTGTGGATCAACGAGCCGAGCCGGGTCTTCGTGGCCCGAGCGGGTCGCCATGAGCTGACCGACGTCATCCTCGACCGGGCGCAGGTCCAGGACCTGGTCGAGCGGATGCTCAAGGCGAGTGGTCGGCGGCTCGACCTGAGCAGCCCCTTCGTGGATGCGATGCTGCCCCAGGGCCACCGGCTGCACGTCGTACTCGAGGGCATCAGCCGTGAGTTCGCGGCGGTCAACATCCGCAAGTTCCTGCTCCGCGCTGCGCGCCTCGACGACCTCGTCGCGCTCGGATCGCTGTCTCGTGGCGCCGCCGACTTTCTCGAGGCATGCGTGCGTGCCGGCCTGAACATCGTCGTCGCCGGCGGCACGCAGACAGGAAAGACCACGATGTTGAACTGCCTCGCGGCTGCAGTGCCCGGGAGCGACCGGATCATCACGGCGGAGGAGGTCTTCGAGCTTCGCTTCGACCATCCCGACACGGTGGGTCTGCAGACCAGGCAGGCCGGACTGGAGGGCACCGGGGAGGTCAGCCTGCGCGACCTGGTCCGCGAGGCGCTGCGGATGCGGCCCACCCGCATCGTCGTCGGAGAGGTCCGCGCAGCGGAGTGCCTCGACCTGCTGCTGGCGCTCAACAGCGGGCTTCCCGGGATGGCCACCCTGCACGCCAACAGTGCCCGGGAGGCGCTGGTGAAAATGTGCACGCTGCCGCTGCTGGCCGGCGAGAACGTGTCCGCGCGCTTCGTCGTCCCCACAGTCGCCAGCTCCGTCGACATCGTGGTGCACCTCGGGCTCGACCACTCCGGTGCTCGGCACGTCAACGAGATCGTCTCGGTGCCGGGCCGCGCCGAGGACGACATCATCGAGATCGAGCCGATCTTCTGGCGTCGCGCCGGTGCGCTGGTGAGAGCGGGAGGCCTGCCGACGCGGACCGAGGCCTTCGCGCGGGCCGGCATCGACGTGGCGCACCTTCTGGCGGAGACCGACTGA